In the Tamandua tetradactyla isolate mTamTet1 chromosome 8, mTamTet1.pri, whole genome shotgun sequence genome, TCTCACAATATTTCTGCATGTCAATGTACAATTTTGtcgaaaataaatttaatttaaaaacttactcatatggtttcttctttttgtctgaaACCTGACTGATGCCTTTCCTAAGACCAGGGaatttctcttctattcctagtttcctgAAAGTTTCAGTTTCAATCAATAGATGTTGATTTTTGTCaactgctttttctgcatctgctGAAATTATGCTTTATTCTTCCTCGTGGCGAATTatagtttgattttattttaaatcaacctggcattcctgggataaagattacttagtcatgatgtattaATCCTCTCATAATTGCTGGATTCAGTTGGTTAATATTTGCTTAGGATTTTTTGTGAAAGTTTATGAAATGTCTCCCAGCCACCTAGGAGAGCAATCCATGTTACCAGTTTCTTGTGTTGCCTTCTAAACAAGTTTCATGTATAAGCAAAAACCACATCAGTATTTGTCTTCAGTTTTGCAAAACTGGTAGTATACTTATCAGGTTTTCTAAATCTTGCTtttttcctacatattttatttcttaaaaattaaaaaagaccagaagcaaatatattaaaacttgttgccattctgttctttttacttctttgcgTACTTAaaattctttccctctctcccttttttctgtctttcttttcaacTGAGCAATTCTTGGTTGCAGGATAGAAGACTGACTCAGAGGACAAATTGTGAGGGCATAAAATCTGGGTTCTGGATGCTATTTAAGAACACCAGGATGGGATAGGCTTGTCTATCCTTACCACCTAGCAATGGGCCTAACACATAGTTGATGATATGCAGTAAAAGTTTATCAAGTGAATTTAGAGCTGTTTAAATAACACTTCAACTGCAATATAATAGATGCTGTGTTGGGCTGCTCAGATCTGCTCTCAGGACCAAGCCAACCATTACCCCAGCTTCTGGGAGTTGGTTTCTGATGGCTAATAACTGAGACTCTGTCTGGGCATTGCAAACCACTGAAGTAAGCACTCTTGCCAAAGTGCAGCCTGTATCCAAAGACTGGATATAAATGTCTGgccccttgctttaatttggaataCCTCTGAAGGGCCATTCCAGGCTCAGAGTATCCCTTAGAATTGGTTGAGAACTCCGTGGCAATTGTTTTGCAGTTCAGCTTCTCCCTCTGATCTTGCTTCCTTCACTCTCTCACAATGCTTTTCCTGAGCCCTACCCACCCCATCCACTAAACCTTCTGCAGCTAATCTACTTTAGCATCTGTTTCACTGAATACTCAACCCAGGGCACACCACACTGccctggttttatttttcttttcatagcacttatcacgATGTGAAATAACCTTATTATTTAATACCTGCTTATTGTATGCACCCcaccactagaatgtaagcttaaCAAGCTAGATCTTTCTTTTCTCCCACACCGTGCACTGCTGTATCAAGCGATTCGGGCAGGGCCTACAAAACACAAGCAGATAAATACTGGTTGCTGAAATGACTGAATAGATGAGCCATACCCTGCTTAGTCCTGGTGTCACAGTCTCCTATGAGTTTGTAACAGGCACTTCGAAGTGCCGGTTCGGGGCGGGGCCCCAAATCCCCGCCCCTCCTGGCACTCCCCAGGGCCAGACACGCGACGGGGCCCCGCCGAGGCCACAACTGGCGCGATGCGGCAGCCGGCAGTGCAACTAGTGCAGCTGGGCCGAGCGTCGTACGCGGAGATGCTGGAGCTGCAGGACCGCTGGCTGCGGCGGTTGCAGGTGGAGCCAGGCACCGAGGACCGGCCGGCGACTCAGGCGGGCGCACTATTACTCTGCGAGCCCGCGCGGCCCGTATACACAGTCGGGTTGCGCGGCGGCCTGACGCCCGAGGAGTCGGCGCGGCTGCGGGCACTGGGCGCCGAGGTGCGCTCCATAGGCCGCGGGGGCCTGGCCACCTTCCATGGCCCAGGACAATTGCTCTGCCACCCAGTGCTCGACCTGCGGCGCCTTGGCCTGCGCTTACGCACCCACGTGGCTGCACTGGAGGCGTGCGCCGTGCGCCTGTGCAAACTCCAGGGCCTGCCGGACGCCCGTGCGCGGCCCCCGCCTTACACCGGCGTCTGGTTGGAAGAGCGCAAAATCTGCGCAATCGGTGAGCGCCAGTGGGCGCGGTTAGGGGGCGGAGCCAGCGTGCTGGAGGCGGGACGTAGCAGTGCTGGACCAATGGAGGCTGAGGGCGGAGCTCGGTCCGGACAGGGGTGGTACCTGGCTCAGGCTTTGAATCCGAGCTACCAGCCGCATTTAAGGGTTTTTAAGCCTTTTCACAGATAGCTTATATTTAGAGCCAGAAGGGCTTTTAGAAGCCATCTAAGTCCAACAGTAATTTTTACGGACGGAGGGACACGAGAAGGGACTTCTTTGATTACGTCAAAATGTCAGAACAATGAGGGCGGCTTAGTAGTTTTCATGCTTATTTTTAAGCAACAGAGTCTCTGTATCAAGACAATTTCCTGAAACCCCATTATCAATCTGTGCACAACCCTTTGGGTGCTCCAGAAATAGTTGGAAAAAACACTGATCTCGTCCGGACCCCTCATTGCTTGAAGGGGGATCCTGCAGCCAGGTTGGAGAGTGTGGGGTGGGAAGCATCAGTTCTAAGACCCATTGACTTACTTGCCTTGCAGGAGTTCGCTGTGGAAGGCACATCACGTCCCACGGCCTGGCTCTGAATTGCTCTACAGATCTGATGTGGTTTGAACAGATTGTGCCCTGTGGGTTGGTGGGAACAGGCGTCACTTCCCTGAGTAAGGAGCTCCAAAGGCACGTCACCGTGGATGAAGTCATGCCATCTTTCCTTGAGGCCTTTAAGGAGACCTACAATTGCACACTGACCTCAGAGGACAGCCCCAACTGAAGGCTTTCCTGTTATTACAGCCAGATTGTCCTGCCTTAGAAAGCACCAAGACTGACTGGATCACTGGAACCCAGTTTCTAGGCCCAGCCCTGTCATTCACTAGCTATAAGATTAGGGCAGGCTATAAATTCTGAGCCTTCGTTCCCATATGTATTCTGTTTATGTCTTCCTCACCTAACTCAGAGATGTGAAAACACTACAAAAACCATCATATGCTAcataaattaagaaattattattattgacaCCAATTTCTCAGTTTAGAGAAACTCATATATCATATgtggtgatttgaaactgtttttaTTCCAAAAACCGTGTTCTTGAATCTgttctattcctgtgggtgtgagcccattgtgaGTAGAACCTTATGATGAGACTCCTTaagttaaggtgtgatccacgtctgtcaggatgggtcttaatcttactcttactggaattctttataagtggtatgaaattcagacagggagagaaagccacaaggagcaagaagctggacatcaatggaacccagaatagAAGGGAGAGAActggagatgctgccatgtgggttgccatgtgacagaggagccaaggattgctggcagccagccatAGAATGCCAGTCtcctggaagaaagcattgccttgatttggactttctcctgCAGAATCGTAAgctaaataaattcccattgtttaagccaacccatttcatgattttttgctTGAGCAGCgggggaaactaaaacaccaaagaTTGTCCTTTCTCAATTATTTGTTACTTCCTTAATACACCTCGATACAGTATCTAATTGTACAATGGGGGCTCTTGTTCCTTTCATTTGGAGGAAATCAAATTTCTGGATTTCCCAAGTGAAAGTGATATTCTGTGGTGCTCTTTCATTTCCAAGAGGCCTGCCTGGATGcattttgcaataaaaagaagaaggaaaaacgtcttcaaagaataaaatgggGTCCTGTCTTCCTGGATTTGCTCCTCCAAGCTtgatatttcaattatttttagttGGGGTCATCTGAGCTAGGCCATAGGCTGGGGCAAAGGTAAGAAGAATTTCCTGAAGTGTAAAAATGCCAGAGATAAAAGTGAATTTTTCTTACATAAAATACTACATTGGTAAGGTTGTGCATTAGTTACCTATTGCTGTGTACCAAAATTACTCCAAACcaacttaaaacaacaataaacatttattatttcatatattttctccagGTCAGGACTTCAGGAGAGGCTAAGCTGGTTGGTTCTGTGTTGGGCCATTCATAAGATCGTAGTCAAGATATCAGCTgggcacaactatgtgatgatattgtgagccattgattgtaccccatgtatggaatgtttgcatgttaggatcaataaaaatatattctaaaaaatgtCAGCTGGGGCTTCTGTCCTCTGAATGCTTGACTGGGGATGGAGAATCAGTTTCCTCGGTTCCTGATCGTGTGGACCTCTCCATAGTGCTGCTTGAATGTTCTTAAAACAGGGCATCTGGCTTCCCCAAGAGCGGGTTGTCCCAGAGAAAGGCAAGGAAGTACCCTTGGACATCACACACAGTCATTTCAGCAATATCTTAACAGGTTAACCCTTTTTAGTATGGAAGGGATTGCCCAAAGGTGACAGGAAGGTGGGTTCCACAGCCTAAGGTGGAAAGAGCCTGGAATGAGAAGTCAACTAACTATGcgtattagtgagggttctctggagaaacagaaccaacaggagatatctgtaaagaggagattcataaaggtgtctcacgcaaccatgggaatggaagagtccgaaatctgtagggcaggctgtgaagctggtgtcTCTGATGAAGGgctagacgaactccacaggtgaggctcgctgaggaagaaacagtgaaaagtctctcttcAGCCTTAAAAGCCCTCGACTAAATGGATGATCTCACTCTgtgagacatgccttagttgatcacagatgtaatcagccacagatgcaatcaattgactgatgattgataaaccttctggtttatcaaccagccacaaagtatccttgcagcaacagtcaagccagtgcttgcctgaccagataactggccATCATCACTTAGCCAAGGTGACACCAGAACTTACCCATCACACCATGGTTCCAGACCTGGCTGTGAAAGCAAATCACTTACCCTTTTTGGGCTTCAGTTTGCCCTTAGACCAGCAGCGTCCAGTAGAGAGATATAATGTGGGCCACATTATAAT is a window encoding:
- the LIPT2 gene encoding octanoyl-[acyl-carrier-protein]:protein N-octanoyltransferase LIPT2, mitochondrial — protein: MRQPAVQLVQLGRASYAEMLELQDRWLRRLQVEPGTEDRPATQAGALLLCEPARPVYTVGLRGGLTPEESARLRALGAEVRSIGRGGLATFHGPGQLLCHPVLDLRRLGLRLRTHVAALEACAVRLCKLQGLPDARARPPPYTGVWLEERKICAIGVRCGRHITSHGLALNCSTDLMWFEQIVPCGLVGTGVTSLSKELQRHVTVDEVMPSFLEAFKETYNCTLTSEDSPN